Within Halodesulfurarchaeum sp. HSR-GB, the genomic segment CCTCCACCATTGAGGTAGCGAATCCCAGTAATATCGATGATGTCGACGTTACGCTCGAACCAGAGTATACAGCCGTTCAACGCTCTAAAGTCCTCAAAGGGAGTAGTGTATCCGAAACTCTCTCTTTGGAGGGGAATACTGAGCCTCGGAATCAAACTCTCTACATCCAGGGTGATCTAGCGACCCAGCAGGTTACTGAACAAGGGGTCGCAAATGGGACGACTCAATTCGACATCAAAGGCAACGTGCCTCCAAGAAACACTCTCCTCTCTCTCACTTCCGACGTCAACGAAACCCAGCGTTCAAAAAGTGATACAACAGGTAGGGGCTCGGTTTCGTTCTCCAATGACGGAAACACGGAAGCGGCCGCCTCACTTCAACTCAAAGGGATCCGAGACAAAATCGCAGGCGTATCCGTCTCAGGGAGTGTGAGCTACTGGGGTCCCTGGGAAAAAGGCGATTGGAGTGGGACCGTATACGAGAACACAGGCTCAAGCCCGCAACGGGTTAAAGTGATTGCTGAGGCCTATGCCGGAGATTGGAGTTACTACGATAGTGATACAGTATACGCCTATGCCGAAGGGAGCGTGAATGGGCCAGGGATAAGTTGGCACCTCAGCGTTTCCGCTTCTGAGGATGATACACACGTCTCCCAATCCAAAAGCAAATGGATCACTCTACAACCCGGCGAAACCATTACTGCATCCGGTGAAACGGATTACGCAGTAAGTGGATTTTCAGTCGACGTTAAAATGGACACAGGCGATGTCTCAGTTTCAACACCGAATGGCAACCATCAAAAGACACTCGATAAAGGCGATACCACCACCCTCGACCTCGGGAAGCTTGAGCCCGGGAGCCATTCTATCTCGCTCAATCCCGATGGCAACGTGGACTACGATCTCACATGGACTGAACGGTTCGGTGCGAAGGACGTCCACGTCGAACTGGGCGACAGGCTATTCTACAAGACCTCGGGAGTCCTCGATGGTGAAAAGAAAATCACCGATTTCCCAATGTCCACAGGATCTACTGCTCTCGAAATCTCTGCAAGTGGCCGACCAGTAGAATATAACCTCCAATATGAGAAAGTTGCAACGCCAGAACAGATGGCTCTCCAAATCGGGTCTGAAACCTACTCCTACCCAGCCGATTTCACAGGAAGCGGCCCCCTCCCGCACGCAGCAGACGATCAACCACTAAAAGTCGATATCTCTTCGTTATCCATTGGCGATAACCCGGCTTCAATCCAGACCGAACCAGTCGATGGCATCGACACAAAGGCCGAAGCAACGATCGTCTACGACGGCGAGGCCGAACAGACTCGAGACCCCAAAATCATCATCGAAAAGCCAGATGGGACGACCAACGAAAAGTCCATTCCCGACTCGGCCTTAGATAACGGTAAATTAGCTTCCCCGATCGATACATCGATCCCGCCCAGCTGGCTTGGGGCAGGTACGAACAAAGTCACCGTTCAGACAGCGGATGACTCGGTCGTTACTGCGGAGATCAAGACCGAAGGACTCGAATACCAGAATAAATCCCTCAGCTACGGCGGGTAAGCCCTCACCCACAAAACCAACAGAAAATGGAAATCGGCGAATCTGGACTTCCCGAAGGGACGGCCACCACTCGATCGGAGTGCACATGCCCGGATTGTCTCAGTTATGACGGCCTCGAGGCGATCCCTGGCGCCGACCAACTATACGATGATCCAATAGACAAAATCGTTCAAGCATCTCAGTGTGCGAACGATGCATGTCCAACTGATCAAGTCGAACCAACAACGATTAAGAAACAAATAGATAAAGACGAGCTCAAAGAATCTGAACCCTTCATTGATTTTGAAGATTTCTCAATACACGACTACATTATTCTCCCACGTAATCTCATTCGCTCGACGTCCTGGAGAGTGATTGGGGTTATTCTCCTGTTCGTCATTTCAGCAATCTTCGCAACGTTAGGCGGGTTTGGAGGCGGTGGCGGAATCGTCGAGGCCGAGGATTCTTACGATGGGATCGAAGTAGCCGATAGCACAGTTCCGGAAGCAGTATATGAAGATAGCAATTGGACCGTCTACCGATCAGGTGACTCCTATATCGTCTCTGGGGTAATCCAAGGGTCAATCGTATTTCTCACGGAAAACGGAGAAGTGACTGATTCACCATATCGGTTCGATAATTCGACAGCTGCAAAGGAAGCAATCGCGCTCTGGCGGGCCCGAAACAATCAATTCCCTTCTGAATATTCAATACCCAACGCAACGGAATCGCTAATCGACCAAGTGAACTGGCAAGTCTTCTCCTATAATGGGTCCCATATCGTTGCCGGGAAAATCAACGATCGGCCCGTCTTTTTGCAACCAAATGGCGAATACACATTTGAACCCTATTTCTACGAAATTAGAGGGATAGCTGAACAATCCATCCTCTACTGGGTTGCCCTTTCACAGACAAACGACTTACCCGCAGTCGAGCGAATTACTGCATCCGAACTCCAAAACATCCTTTCGGATTGGGACGTGAACGAGGAAAAATTCGACGTCTGGAACTCAACTGATCTGGGCAATTGGACCGTGTATACGAACGGTTCTGCATATGTCGCAGTTGCTTCGATCGATAATGAAACCGTTTTCCTCCAACAGAATGGAACGATACCCACGTCAATCAACTATTTCGACTCTCCCACTGCCCTCTTAGAGGCTCTTAGCACATGGAGAAACAACAATCCCAATCTCGATCCTGCCCCCATCACTAAAACTCCAGATTTGGGATCCGGGTGGGAGCTAATCGACGATCAAGATGCAATAGAAGATGGCTTGAGAAGCGACGAGCTCACAACCACTCTCAATGATTCAATTTCTTCTGGCACCGGGACCACAATTGCTGGAACCGTGAAAGACGTGAATGACCAACCAGTCCCCGATGCAACAGTAACTCTCCATAGCGATCCTCAGACTACTACGACCGATTCGAGCGGTGAATTCGTCTTTACGGGCGTTCCAGAGGGTGACCACACGATCCATGTTGCACCGCCGGATGGGACTGATTTCGCAGCCCCTCAGAACACCAGCATCTATGTGAGCGAAAACGGAGAAATATCAGCCCAAAATGACCCGGACAATGTCCTCTTTTTCGAGAACGACGATGGAACCATCTCACAGAACCGGCTGACATTCCTCGCTCAGAAGAAACAACCGATCAAAATCAGTGGCAAAGGCAGTGAAGCAACTTCCACTCTTAATGTGGCAAACCCAAGCAATATAGATAATTTAACAGTCTCCTTCATGCCCGAATACACGGCGACACAAGTGTCAAAAACCCTCAGCGGGAGCAACATAAGCGACAATTTAACAGTAAACGGAACAACCAACCCAAAAAATTCCCAACTGTACCTACAGGGACGCTCAACAACTGTTAACACCCAAATCACAGGGACCGCACTAAACGGAGATGAAATCCAGGAAAACATCTCGAAAACCCCATCATCGAATGCAACTCTCGAATTAACCGGACTGGGAAGCCGAGAAAAATTCACACAATCATATCTTGACGTCAGTAATGGATATTCAAATTCGATATCGGTAGGTGGAACAAAAGTTGAGGATTCTACAGTCACTTTCAACGGTCGGTCTTATATAAATAACAACCGAGTAACTGGGAGCACCTCAACTGGTGGCAAAATCGAATTCCCGATGGAAGGGAACCTCGACCCCATCGGTTATTATGGAGATGCAAATCCTCAAATCACTGTTTCACGGAGTGCTGGAAGCTCAAGCTCAAAAAACCTCGATGGTCGTGGTTGGGATAGAGCAAATGGCGATTACGTAATGACCGATCATACGATCTCAATGGACGTTTCTGATCTCGATTCAATTCAAAAAGTCCGCTTTAAAGCAGGACCAGATGATGTTGGAACCGCAAAGATTGAGGTTTCCGTAGATGGGCAAACGTTCGGAACTTCCAGTGTATCCAGCAATGACTATTATGACTATTACGCAACCTGGTTAACTAACTGGGGAGGCCCAGTCGATGTTTCAAGCAAGGACACGGTTCAAATCTCATTCCGACAAGTCGGTGGTGATGCAAGCAGCGCAAAATTATATTCCGCAAAGGTCACCGAATATCCATACGATATCACCGTTTCAGATGCCAATTATTCACCTCATTGGAGCACAACTGAATCCATTGTAGAATCATTTTACAAAGACCTCGACGGGAATGCTTGGAGTAGAGAGTATGGAACTGCAATTACTGATTCTACCGACCTCACATGGACCGTTGATGTATCAAACATGGACTCAATAGATGATGCTAAAATCAATGCAAGGAACCACTATGGATGGGAAAATGACCCCTCCTATTATTTAATGGTGGATGGGAACATTATGAGTGAGCGAACAATCAAGCACAATAATGATGTTCCTTATTGGGTTTCGTTCGACGAAAATTCAGTCGATGTTTCAAATCAAAACACAGCCACAATTTCACTCCAAAAAACGGGTGGAGAAGGTGATCTTTGGGTTTTTGATTCAAAAGGAGACCAAATAGAACGAACAACATCTACTGGGAAACCCGAATCAGCATACCTAGGAACTGGCGATACAAAACCGATCTCACTATCAAATGGGCAAGACACACTCTATGTTCACGCCAACGGAGGTGGAAGCATTAATTTCGATCTCCGATATCAAGATCGAGGAGAAACAGCCGATCCCTCCCTGACTATTGGTTCAAATACTGTAAAACACGATGGACGGTTGCCAGCAGGGAAGAACGTGACAAAAGAAATTTCGCTTGAACCCGGAGAAAATCAATTTGAGGTATCGACCAAACATAATGTAGATTTGGAATTGAATTATATGGAAGTTACTGAAACCGAAGATCCCACAGTTCAAATTAACGATACCATGATTACCCACACAGGCACGCTTGGAATCGGAGAAACCATCACAAAGCAAATCGATTCATCAATACTAGAAAAAGGCCCAAAAGCAATCGGATTCCAGACCAGCTCCGGAAAATTCAACTACTCAATAG encodes:
- a CDS encoding carboxypeptidase-like regulatory domain-containing protein; this translates as MEIGESGLPEGTATTRSECTCPDCLSYDGLEAIPGADQLYDDPIDKIVQASQCANDACPTDQVEPTTIKKQIDKDELKESEPFIDFEDFSIHDYIILPRNLIRSTSWRVIGVILLFVISAIFATLGGFGGGGGIVEAEDSYDGIEVADSTVPEAVYEDSNWTVYRSGDSYIVSGVIQGSIVFLTENGEVTDSPYRFDNSTAAKEAIALWRARNNQFPSEYSIPNATESLIDQVNWQVFSYNGSHIVAGKINDRPVFLQPNGEYTFEPYFYEIRGIAEQSILYWVALSQTNDLPAVERITASELQNILSDWDVNEEKFDVWNSTDLGNWTVYTNGSAYVAVASIDNETVFLQQNGTIPTSINYFDSPTALLEALSTWRNNNPNLDPAPITKTPDLGSGWELIDDQDAIEDGLRSDELTTTLNDSISSGTGTTIAGTVKDVNDQPVPDATVTLHSDPQTTTTDSSGEFVFTGVPEGDHTIHVAPPDGTDFAAPQNTSIYVSENGEISAQNDPDNVLFFENDDGTISQNRLTFLAQKKQPIKISGKGSEATSTLNVANPSNIDNLTVSFMPEYTATQVSKTLSGSNISDNLTVNGTTNPKNSQLYLQGRSTTVNTQITGTALNGDEIQENISKTPSSNATLELTGLGSREKFTQSYLDVSNGYSNSISVGGTKVEDSTVTFNGRSYINNNRVTGSTSTGGKIEFPMEGNLDPIGYYGDANPQITVSRSAGSSSSKNLDGRGWDRANGDYVMTDHTISMDVSDLDSIQKVRFKAGPDDVGTAKIEVSVDGQTFGTSSVSSNDYYDYYATWLTNWGGPVDVSSKDTVQISFRQVGGDASSAKLYSAKVTEYPYDITVSDANYSPHWSTTESIVESFYKDLDGNAWSREYGTAITDSTDLTWTVDVSNMDSIDDAKINARNHYGWENDPSYYLMVDGNIMSERTIKHNNDVPYWVSFDENSVDVSNQNTATISLQKTGGEGDLWVFDSKGDQIERTTSTGKPESAYLGTGDTKPISLSNGQDTLYVHANGGGSINFDLRYQDRGETADPSLTIGSNTVKHDGRLPAGKNVTKEISLEPGENQFEVSTKHNVDLELNYMEVTETEDPTVQINDTMITHTGTLGIGETITKQIDSSILEKGPKAIGFQTSSGKFNYSIDYTNRFTPTQAKIQIGSETYKYPEDFPGLGELPSPPNNDPVMINISSLTTGEQSVSLQTDPIGEIETIAEATLVYDGETKQSYRPEIIVEAPDGTRHSKEIPDSALENGKLVSPKNMTIPAHWLGTGENKIIVRTNDNSVVSATISTAGLKYQNKTLSHGG